One window of Botrimarina mediterranea genomic DNA carries:
- a CDS encoding AAA family ATPase, with product MTHDDPSLADSERLRQTADKIREQLAKVIVGQEEVIDLLLISVFCRGHCLLEGAPGLAKTLLVSSLSKTLGLTYSRIQFTPDLMPADIIGTEIIEEDRATGRRDLRFIAGPIFSHVILADEINRTPPKTQSALLEAMQERHVTVGRIRREIGHPFFVLATQNPIEQEGTYPLPEAQQDRFMFKAMVRYPTFEEEMEVARRTTAGESAEIEAVSGVEEIVALQKLVRTAPIGDDLVRYAVALVRGSRVGEPDAAADVASRLAWGAGPRAVQFLILGAKARALMAGRPCVAMDDLQALAKPVLRHRLLLNFQTESEGLTADDVIDGLLTATPTRDESLRDDPRFRGVLAG from the coding sequence ATGACCCACGACGATCCATCGCTCGCCGACTCGGAGCGGCTCCGTCAGACCGCGGACAAGATCCGCGAGCAGCTCGCCAAGGTGATCGTGGGGCAAGAGGAAGTGATCGACCTGTTGTTGATCTCGGTCTTCTGCCGCGGGCATTGTTTGCTGGAAGGCGCGCCGGGGTTGGCGAAGACGTTGCTGGTGAGCTCGCTGTCGAAGACGCTCGGCCTCACTTACAGCCGCATCCAGTTCACGCCCGACCTGATGCCGGCCGACATCATCGGCACCGAGATTATCGAAGAGGACCGCGCCACGGGGCGCCGCGACCTGCGGTTCATCGCGGGGCCGATCTTCTCGCACGTGATCCTCGCCGACGAGATCAACCGCACGCCGCCGAAGACGCAGTCCGCTCTGCTCGAGGCGATGCAGGAGCGGCATGTCACGGTGGGCCGCATTCGGCGTGAGATCGGGCACCCCTTCTTCGTGCTCGCGACGCAAAACCCGATCGAGCAAGAGGGAACCTACCCCCTTCCCGAGGCGCAGCAAGACCGCTTCATGTTCAAGGCGATGGTCCGCTACCCGACCTTCGAGGAAGAGATGGAGGTCGCCCGCCGCACCACCGCCGGCGAGTCGGCCGAGATCGAGGCGGTCTCCGGCGTCGAAGAGATTGTCGCGCTGCAGAAGCTGGTGCGCACGGCCCCGATCGGCGACGACCTAGTGCGTTACGCGGTCGCGCTGGTGCGCGGCTCGCGCGTCGGCGAGCCCGACGCCGCTGCCGACGTCGCCAGCCGGCTAGCGTGGGGCGCCGGGCCACGGGCCGTGCAGTTCTTGATCCTCGGCGCGAAGGCGCGGGCGCTGATGGCGGGCCGGCCGTGCGTGGCGATGGACGACCTGCAGGCGCTCGCCAAGCCCGTGCTGCGGCACCGGCTGCTGCTCAATTTCCAGACCGAGAGCGAGGGGCTCACCGCCGACGACGTGATCGACGGCCTCTTGACCGCCACGCCAACCCGTGACGAGAGCCTCAGGGATGACCCCCGGTTCCGCGGCGTCCTCGCCGGCTAA
- a CDS encoding DUF58 domain-containing protein — MTPGSAASSPANGGARASSQQHSLPEVIKRLGRLEVRAARVVDGFLNGRHSSPFLGRSLEFREHRQYTAGDDLRHVDWKAWGRQDRLFVKQYEEETNLRATLLVDTSASMAFKGSHDAMSKHEYAATAACVLAYLLTAQHDAVACRAFAGDVIEETPHRMGRIQVAAISDLLTASLEKPGEGSKTDLSGLLRSTADTIPRRGVVVLLSDLLCPLEGLDAGLGLLRSKGIDVVVMQLLSDDEVDFPLDGATRFVALEGGVELDANPRALRKEYLEALQRHLDTAETACARHGADYRLIRTSQPLDAVLVALLSSRMRGPRRR; from the coding sequence ATGACCCCCGGTTCCGCGGCGTCCTCGCCGGCTAACGGCGGCGCGCGAGCGTCGTCCCAGCAGCACTCGCTCCCCGAGGTGATCAAACGCCTCGGCCGGCTTGAGGTCCGCGCGGCGCGGGTCGTGGACGGCTTCCTCAACGGCCGGCACAGCAGCCCTTTCTTGGGGCGTTCGCTCGAGTTCCGTGAGCACCGCCAGTACACGGCCGGCGACGACCTGCGGCACGTCGATTGGAAGGCGTGGGGCCGGCAGGACCGGCTGTTCGTCAAGCAGTACGAGGAAGAGACCAACCTCCGCGCGACGCTGCTGGTGGACACGTCGGCGAGTATGGCGTTCAAGGGTTCGCATGACGCGATGAGCAAGCACGAGTACGCCGCCACCGCGGCGTGCGTGCTCGCTTACTTGCTCACCGCGCAGCACGACGCGGTGGCGTGCCGCGCGTTCGCCGGCGACGTGATCGAAGAGACGCCGCACCGCATGGGCCGCATCCAAGTGGCGGCGATCTCGGACTTGCTTACCGCGTCGCTCGAAAAGCCCGGCGAAGGATCGAAGACCGACCTGTCGGGGCTCTTGCGATCAACAGCGGACACGATCCCGCGGCGCGGCGTCGTCGTGCTGTTGTCGGACCTGCTCTGCCCGCTCGAGGGCCTCGACGCGGGGCTCGGGCTGCTGCGGTCGAAAGGGATCGACGTGGTCGTCATGCAGCTGCTGTCGGACGACGAGGTCGACTTCCCGCTCGACGGCGCCACGCGCTTCGTCGCGTTGGAGGGCGGAGTCGAACTCGACGCCAACCCGCGGGCGCTGCGCAAGGAGTACCTTGAAGCGCTGCAACGCCACCTCGACACGGCCGAGACCGCCTGCGCGCGGCACGGCGCCGACTACCGGCTGATCCGCACCAGCCAACCGCTCGACGCGGTGCTGGTGGCGCTACTGTCGAGCCGGATGCGCGGGCCGCGGAGACGATAA
- a CDS encoding BatA domain-containing protein, whose product MTFTYPSLAIAGALLACLPIVIHLLNRRRRRRVEWAAMDFLLQSDRKNRTWVQLSEWLLLAARVAAIALVGVLAASPKTLDLLRGFFGADRARHVVLLDDTCSMQRRGPGGAAWDEAIAAIDRLADAARQSGDELMVVRYVDTFVGGDVAKVVGADAASDPAAWRPTHAQALPTAGMEDVARLCEAAPSGDRTYAYVFSDFAERSHAADGDWAPLVDRLGEMADGVVLAACNDAGGANLAVESVTLAPGPLAAGVETRLVVEVVNHSDVPAPAVALTLRRNGQPLTAVQVGPFTAGERRTVESPVTFQGVGLHTVDATLPTDALPADDEGWLFVEVPASQPVLLVDDSESGVESRVFAAALRPVGSTRSGWAPRRVEGLSEERLADAAAVVLLDAERLSELQTQRLRDYVADGGGVWMVIGPRTDAAWFNQRVAGVLAGENALTPWRLGPAISGPVVAPGQPALEAADHPAVRVLAGKQNGFLPLVRLVAQRRLATSDESPTVRNVATSAESGYEVLLKRVDGEPLLLENRFGAGRVVALLTTTATGSGGSEPWSNLATLPIFPVMANDVVGWLSQERLRPLAEAIVTAKGEAPPRSSLVSWVAGGDLVEATPLGQAAPLTPSRPGAYRRVLGGVEERPFAARVHPDESDLRSPSLAVLSDRWGSVARVGRAGEMFRDAPTPASRTPLYFAAAVLLATLAGERLLAYRNSYVGSASTGAAPKGAI is encoded by the coding sequence GTGACGTTTACCTATCCATCGCTGGCTATCGCGGGCGCGCTGTTGGCGTGCCTGCCGATCGTCATTCACTTGCTGAACCGGCGGCGCCGGCGGCGGGTGGAGTGGGCGGCGATGGACTTCTTGCTGCAGAGCGATCGCAAGAACCGCACGTGGGTGCAGCTCAGCGAGTGGCTGTTGCTCGCCGCGCGCGTCGCCGCCATTGCCCTCGTTGGCGTGTTGGCGGCGAGCCCCAAGACGCTCGACCTGCTGCGGGGGTTCTTCGGCGCCGATCGGGCCCGACACGTCGTGCTGCTCGACGACACGTGCAGCATGCAGCGGCGTGGCCCGGGGGGCGCGGCGTGGGACGAAGCGATCGCCGCGATCGATCGGCTCGCCGACGCGGCCCGGCAGAGCGGCGATGAGCTGATGGTCGTTCGCTACGTCGATACGTTTGTCGGCGGTGACGTCGCCAAGGTCGTTGGCGCCGACGCCGCGAGCGACCCGGCGGCGTGGCGGCCGACGCATGCACAGGCTTTGCCGACCGCCGGAATGGAAGATGTCGCCCGTCTCTGCGAAGCGGCGCCGTCGGGCGATCGCACGTACGCGTACGTCTTTTCCGATTTCGCCGAGCGCTCGCACGCCGCCGATGGCGACTGGGCGCCTCTGGTGGACCGGCTCGGCGAGATGGCGGACGGCGTGGTCCTGGCGGCTTGCAACGACGCCGGTGGCGCGAACTTGGCGGTCGAGTCGGTGACCCTCGCGCCGGGGCCGCTCGCGGCGGGCGTCGAAACGCGGCTGGTGGTGGAGGTGGTGAACCACAGCGACGTGCCGGCGCCCGCGGTCGCGTTGACGCTGCGTCGCAACGGTCAGCCACTGACCGCCGTGCAGGTGGGGCCCTTCACCGCTGGCGAACGCCGCACCGTCGAGTCGCCCGTCACGTTCCAGGGCGTCGGCCTGCACACGGTTGATGCGACGTTGCCGACCGACGCGCTGCCGGCGGACGACGAGGGCTGGCTCTTCGTCGAAGTGCCCGCGTCGCAGCCGGTGCTGCTGGTGGACGACAGCGAGTCGGGCGTTGAGTCGCGCGTGTTCGCGGCGGCGCTGCGGCCGGTCGGCTCGACGCGGAGCGGCTGGGCGCCACGCCGCGTTGAAGGCCTCAGCGAGGAGCGTCTCGCCGACGCCGCCGCGGTGGTGCTGCTGGATGCCGAGCGGCTCAGCGAACTGCAAACGCAGCGGTTGCGCGACTACGTCGCCGATGGCGGCGGCGTGTGGATGGTGATCGGGCCACGGACGGACGCGGCGTGGTTCAACCAACGCGTCGCCGGCGTGCTGGCGGGCGAGAACGCGTTGACGCCCTGGCGGCTGGGGCCGGCGATCTCGGGGCCCGTCGTCGCGCCGGGGCAGCCGGCGCTCGAAGCCGCCGACCATCCCGCGGTGCGCGTGCTCGCCGGCAAGCAGAACGGTTTCCTGCCGCTCGTCCGCCTCGTGGCGCAGCGGCGATTGGCGACGAGCGATGAGTCACCGACCGTGCGCAACGTCGCGACGAGCGCCGAGTCGGGATACGAAGTCTTACTGAAACGAGTCGACGGCGAGCCGCTGCTGCTGGAGAACCGTTTCGGAGCCGGGCGCGTTGTTGCTTTGCTGACGACCACGGCGACCGGGTCGGGCGGCAGCGAACCTTGGAGCAACCTGGCGACGCTGCCGATCTTCCCGGTGATGGCGAACGACGTGGTCGGCTGGCTCTCGCAAGAGCGGCTGCGGCCGCTGGCGGAAGCGATCGTGACGGCGAAGGGCGAGGCCCCGCCGCGATCGTCGCTGGTGAGTTGGGTGGCGGGCGGCGACCTCGTTGAGGCGACGCCGCTCGGGCAGGCCGCGCCGCTGACGCCTTCGCGACCTGGCGCCTATCGCCGGGTGCTGGGGGGCGTCGAAGAGCGGCCCTTCGCGGCGCGGGTCCATCCCGACGAGAGCGACCTGCGATCGCCGTCGCTTGCCGTGCTGAGTGACCGCTGGGGGAGCGTCGCGCGGGTCGGTCGGGCGGGCGAGATGTTCCGCGACGCGCCGACTCCCGCCAGCCGCACGCCGCTCTACTTCGCCGCCGCGGTGCTGCTGGCGACGCTCGCCGGCGAGCGGCTGCTGGCGTACCGCAATAGCTACGTTGGATCGGCTTCCACCGGCGCCGCGCCAAAGGGGGCGATATGA